TTTTGGTGGAAAGCCTCCAAAAGCTAGAACAAACACCTCCTTAGTAGGGAGGATGTAAACCTGGTGCCAGAAGTTTCTGTGAGTGGATAAGTTGGAGAGTTTTATTATAAAAGTGGATGCGTTAATCCCTCGACTAAATAAATTTGATGGATTGTGGTAGGTGTCGGTCCAGCGCAGTGTCCAATCAGCCTCCTCCCGATGTCTATTTTCAACTTAGGATGCTGATTCTAGCATGTTCTATCATTGCGACAAAAAGAACCCTTGAGCAATATTTTTTCCTACATATGTAACATCATCGTAACATTTCTCTCATGGTCTTAAATGAAGGGTGAAAGCATAGCAACATTTcaaaacacatagatataacaaaATATGTTATGTATGCAACAAATCTCCATTGGTCACAAGAGATTGTTTTGGAAAATCATCACAACAAATGCAACATGGAAACAAATATTTGCAGCAATGCAAAAAATAGCATTGTAGCATTGATGCAACATTCCAAAAACCATGCAACATGTCACACTTATGTATGTACTAAAACAATGTATGCATCAAAAACTTAAAAGCACCAATCTTTGCAAGAAAAATCTGGACAATAATGTCCCCGCCTCAAATTAGCCACTTGTTCGAGCCCCGCTAGAGCCAAATGTTGTGAGTCTCCATTTATCTAACCCCGATCTTACAATCGAGCAGAGTGTTTTCATTTTTTAAGAATACATGAAAAGTGAACCATAATTTTGTGAAGGCGGAAATATTTACAAAGTCATGTATATTGAATTGTATACACCGAGTAGttcacaacaacaacaagaacaacaaaAAGTTCATGGTTGTAAAGTGGGCCTGATTTCTGTAAACTTTATATATAGTTTCCGCATGGTAAGCCCATCACTACTTATTTTAGGAATCAAGCCCAGGACTACTTACCAGCATCCACAAGCACAAGACGAGAACAAAGCGATTCAAACGCCTGATTGAGGTGGTTCGATATGTTGTGGCTTGCTGGTTCAATGTGCCTCACGAGAAAATCGAACCAGGAAGGCCGTTTGATTTACAGCTTTTGGATAACGTTTCAATACTGACAGAGGACAAAACCAGGAGAGATGATGTCTCCATGCGAGGCCAAAGGGCTGGCACGAGCATTACGACACTGCAATACACTGCAAAAAAATCTATATACCTAAATAATATGTCACTTTTTTCAGAGGTTATATATACCTAAATAATAAGTACATGAAAGGGAGGAAAATAAACCGTAGACCAACACTAGATTGAAAACTGGTACTAGTACTAAAGCGATAAACGGAATGAAATTGTTGGAACTAATGATATTCTTAAACGACATTTACTTTCCAATTGTCCGGTATTGTTAAACCTGATAATTTTAGGAAACGTGGAGACTTTTCTGAAAAAATGATGTGATACTTTTAGAAGACGCACGGCTCGAAACCTGACACTCCTTTGCAGTCAGATTTCGCGGTCTTCGGTTCTGGACCAGTCAGCATCTCTTCCACGATCGTCTTCAGCTGCTCCTGATCCCGGGTCCTGGCCCAGCGGTAGCACGCCCGGCGCGGCGGCCGCAGAATCGTCGGCAGGGCTGAAGCAGCGGCGCTTGGCGGGACACGGTGGGGCGTCGATGCTGGCTCGTGCGGAGGCGAAGGCGAGCTCGACCTCCATCCACCACCGGGAGTGCCTCCCGGCGCCGCGGTCGAGCAGGAAGGCGATCCAGAGCTCCTGGTTCACCTCCTTCTCGGAGTTCACTCGCCAGCCGGCGCCGCGGTCAAGGTAGAACCTCTGCCACGGCTCCTGCTGCTTGGACCAGTAGCTGTGGCTCCACGGGGAAGGCACGTGGACCTCTCGCCACCGGTCGAACACCACCAGGCTGCCTTGGTCGACGGGGGCAAGGAAACGGATCGAGTCCGGCCCGACCACGTAGCGCGCCGTCGCAttagattcatcctcctcctcctcctcctcgtcgtcgtcttcgtcttgtTCCGAAGATCCGCAGATCCCGCACTCCAGGCTCGGTACCCCGGGTTCTGGCGTCGACAACCGCGGCTTGCGGGGTTGGTCGGCGCCCGCGGCCGCCGCATCGACGCCGGTGTCGCGTCCTGGGTTTCTCGTCCTTTTCTTCCTCCGCGGGAGAAAATCAGCGATCCGAATAGGCGGGAAGATTTCGGAGAGGTGGTACGACGGATCGCGCCGCCTCGCGCCGCGGTGGAACCTGGGCCTTGGATAGAGTGTGACGCGATCGTATCGAAGCTCGCGTAGAGGCGTCATGCCGTGCCAGGCGAGGAGGGAACGATCTGATCCTGATCGGATCTGTGCTGCTAACGTTGGTGACCTAGGGGAGTCTACGCTGATTTTGATTTCGCGAGCATCTTTTCTGACAAAAGTCGGTTTCAATCCTTCGTTCTTTCGGGCTACCCAATTAAGTCAGTTACCGGTTCTCAATCTTTTTGTAGTTTCGGTGCATGGCTCATAGCCCGGTGTTAGGGTATGAACAATGGTTGATAGAAGACCACCATATCTTAATCATGCCACATAATAGATATAACGATGAAATAGGATTTACGATGAGTTATTTCTTATTATTATCTCTGCTCCAATCAATACTGCATTTTTTGAAAAGTCAATCTAAATAAAGTTTAACCCATTTTTTTGAAAAATAAATCAACAAATATGATACTCTATAGATATCATATGAAAACATGTTGCATGGTGTATCTAAtgatgatattgattttgtatcttaCATGTTGATGCTTTTTTATCTaaatttttggtaaaactttacgtggtttgacttttcaaaaataatactcCCCCAAGCCCTAAAAGAGCTGCGTACTAgcatttttgcaaaaaaaaaacacttgTGCTTTTTTTTACTAGAAAAATCCCATCCTCGTCTTCGTCCCTGTCCCCATCACTGACTCCCACGCCACGCAAGGTTTGATTTTTGGATCCACGACGGCATCAGCGTCCTCAGGCTCTGGAGCAGGGTTGCTGGGGAATCCATGGCGGCATGTGTGGCGTAGGGCTCCAACAAGCTTTGATTTTTAGCATCCATGGTGGTCCTAGGGCCCTCATAGATGCTACCGTTCCGAGCTCTAGGCATCATCACCGCCGCCAGCCTCCCACGCCTTCCTCTCCGATGCTGGTGCTCCTCCTATAGGAGGTGACGATGATGGTGCACCTCATGCTGGATTGGGCCTACCTTCGGCTCCTGCGACAAGCTCAACGCCTCCGCGTCCGTAGACACCGGTCGCACCGGATGAACACGGGGCTGGAAGTGATGGAGAACCACCGCCTCGACGATGTCGTCTACTTCGCCGACAAGGAGGACGTCTACTCCATGCAGCTCTTTGACCACCTATGTCATGTCAGCTACCCATTTGATCGAATTTTTGCATTCAAATTCAGTCGCATGTGATGTGATGCCGTAGATGGAATTGGTTTAGTAACTCATAACCTCTCGAGTGACTTTCAATAGTTTCACTTTCATTGTCCCTTTTGGTATGTGTTTTCTCTTTTTAATAACCCAAGTTTCCTTCCCAAAGGCCCACATGCCAATTTTGCCATCAAAAGTGAAAACTCCACCTTCATACCTTGGCTTGGCCACATCAATGAGAAACATCACTTTCCAATATAGTTCATGTTCCGCACGGTAGCGGAGCAGGTAGTAGTTGTTCTTCTTCTTTGTCATGTAGAACCACTTTTCATCAATCTGGACCGTGTAGTCCATTTCTTTGAAGAAAGGATTAGAAGTTATCAAATCGTTCTCATTCTCATCGAGCATATTGACGCAAAATTTCAAACTATGGATGATGTTAGCTGGCATCAGCAACGCCTTCAAAATGTTAGAGATGTGCTTCACCTCACTCCACTGAAAACCTTCTGTGTAATGTGGAGGGTCGAACACGAGGAGCCCTAGATAGTGATGGAATTGTATTTCTCTTGTTAAGTGGGACCGTCAAAATACTCTCTAGGTCCAGGTCTTTTCTCTTACGACCAAGATTGCCCTTCTTTGGGCTTGAGACATCAACTTCTAGACCATCTGCAATCTGGTCATTCGCCACTTTCCATATTGTCATTGTTCGTAGGCTTGTCTTGAACAGGCTTGCTACCTCCTTATCATTCTTCTCAACTTTTCCATCTTTGCTCTTGCTTAAATGAAGAGCAAAATAAGCCCCCCCACCGCCATCTTTGCTCACTTGTTAGGTTTGCATGTCTGTTGTTTGGGAAAAAAATTGGTAGGAGACACCGTTTTCTTTGGTCTTTGGCAAAACATGCCTTTGCCTCATAACATTATTATTTTGCGGTATATTTGTCAgaacacacctcaagccggaaacGGAAAGATTTATTTATTTTATCAAGAAATTACTAGATTACTCATTGAATTTTGGTACAAAAATTAGCACGTACATACATATGTGTGTCCTTTACATGCGAATTTTTTTATACAAACTTGTACAGCTCGGGAAATACGATTTTTGCCACGCTACAATTAACCGGGATCATCAGCACCTAGGTGCTGCTGCGTATTTCCGGAGAGTAGATTTGGTGCTCaggggatacgtgagcacccgGTTACCACCGTTGGATTGGTCCACCACCGTTTGATCCTGCTACTCACTAACGGCCACTACCTTGccggcctccacctccacctcgctaGCCTCCACCTCGCGCATCTGAGGTCGTGCCAGTGTCTCCCCGGCCAAGCGCATCACCGCGCACCTTCCCCGCGTATCTCTGCCCTTCCACTCGACGCGTTGGACCGCGTCGATACGTGTATAGTGCTAACATCGTTAAACACGTGTCGAGCAGAGAAGGGGTGCTCACATATCCCCCTGACTTCATCCGTTCGATATGCATGGCACATATGGAGATGCCCTAATTTGAAAACTACAAACCTTAACAAGATGCAGTCAGAGCAGCAATGGGGTCAGCCTGACCGACGACGAAGAGGACGAAGATGAAGACCACGACCACGAGGAGGACGGTGGTTCGGGAGACACCATCTTCGTCAATGGCGCTGCTCCAGGCGTGGCAGTGAACCCAGTCACCggacctcacggaggaggagtccTTCTAGTTGGTCGTCGCCCAGGGCGACCTAGAGGAGCTCGGTCGGTGGAACAGCCAGCATGGCCTTACAGTTGCGCAAGTCTGCCCTAGCTCAATGTGCGTTGGTGCCTCCTCCGGTTATACCAATGCGCGAGCACGGGCacgctccaccgccaccgcccgtgCGTACGCTACCACCACCTCTGCCCGCGCCAACGCCTCTGCCGCTAGACTAACATGGTCAAAAACCCAGTTGCCTCCGCCGCGACTAATACTTTTTGTAAAATACATTGTAATCATAGACGCTCATATATATACATACTCTCACCCCTATAAACGCACACACGCATCCTGCCCCCTATGAGCATCCCGAGAGCTAGAGTTAATTCAAAGATTTTTTTTAAGATTGACGAAATCATCACGGACGTCTCGCTATCGGGGAATGCTGTCGAGACACCAAAGTGTTAAATTCGGAGTTCAAATTTTGGTGGACTGGGATGCCACTACTCTCCTAATTGAGGTATAGTTTCGTCACAATCCAAACACATCGTAAAATAACCATAGCGGTGAAGTCTTTTTTCTCCTTATTCCTGAAATCATGATCTTGCCCTCCGTCGTCCACCACTCCTGAAGCCTGCTAGCGCCATATCAGTGACGATCTGCAGCTCTTGGAAGACATCATGCCAAACCTGTCGGGCATGGACACATTGCACTAGGAAGTGATTCACGTTGTCTTGAAGGCAAAAGAAGCAAGCTGAGGGCTACTCCTGTAAACCATAGCGACCTCTTccattaagggcatctccagcggcgcgacgcatttcggacgctcaaaagtggtcgcgagcgtcgtttgcgtcgccccgcggacGTCAAATTGACCGCAAGgggcgaaatgtccgtttgcgtcgggggctacctccagcggtccgacgcattttggacatgcaactgttttttttttttatgcTACTTCTTTACAGCTATAGTTGAATGATCAAGTTTTAAACGCGAAAAAGATGTACTCTGATGTCATATTGGTCCAATCGAATAGATTATAGCCTAAACAATTAACCGGATACGTCAATCGACtagattcaaacatatttaacatacaaataagaagaaatttaaaaacatataaactaaaaCTATTTTTTGGCCTTCTTGTTCGAAGGCCctgcatcgtcgtcgtcatcgtggaaactcctccgcctcttgcttgtcacctcgtCGTCGGAACTGGAGGACGATGCGCCCGTCGAGGACTTGAAACTGGAAGAAATggcgtcttcgtcgtcgtcgtcggtgaacggacgacgatgcgccgcccgcgccagcgccctggacttcttccttgccgccgccttgtcgtccgccttgctgtcggagtcctcctcctcctcctggccctcctcctcgtcgtccgcgtcgctggcagcgccgcctccgtcctcctcatggccttcgctgccattgccgcctccctcctcctcgtccacactcggtgtggaggtagggtagctgggcgtggagcccggatcgcttggcgtcgccggcgattcccaccaatgcaggaatccgggcgacttgccctcgctctccgagtcggacggcagcgtgtagtcgCTCATGACGTGCCGGTGCGGAAGAAGACGAGAGGATGAAGAAGGAGGcggttgaacttgaattaccgtagACGCGGGGGTTATAATGTGCGCGGATTAACGACGGCGCGTaaaacgaagaggccggcggttgctcttccgcggcggttcggcgctccattgcgGCGGTTGGTCGCCGGCGGTTGTGAATTGGAGGCCGATCGAACCTAGGTCGCTGCCATGAGGGCCCGTGGGGACGCGAGCGGACGCTcggagcgaccgccgagcgtccgcggagacgcaaacctggcgcatatttgggccaggtttgcgtctccgcggacggcccggtcactttgcgtcgtcccgctggaataggccccagacgcatttccggtcacggcggacgaaaacggtcgctcagcgtccgtttgcgtcgcgccgctggagatgccctaagctccATAATCTGTACGGCACACTCAACAAAAGGAACAGCTTTCACTTGATCGGCGCTCCCTTTTTCCATATACACTCTGCGGCGGCAAAGCGGTCAGTTAGGAGCTGCAACCCGGGCTTGGCGGTATCGGCCTGACATGCTACggtgattgtatttcagatgctcTTCACTACaattatgtactccctccgatccagaaAAATTGTTGGACGGAAAAATTGCCAAAAAGACCCGTTCGACAATTTTTccggatcagagggagtattgtCTTTTGCTGTATCTGATTGCATCGTGTCATTTTCTATATCCGAAGTGTATAATTTGGAAAACGCATAGATTCAGGTTGAATTCTTACAGTGTTCTTTTCCGTCCTTCACAAATTCTGCAACGGAGAGGCATGAAGAGAGACGAAGGATACACGCAAGTATGAGAGGACCAGGTGGTTCAGAATGTCTGATGAAGGAGCAAGGTGGATACATACGTTGCCGTTCATCATCGCAACAGGATCAATGACAACAATGAGTCGTCACGCTCGACACATTCAGGTAGATAAACTACTGTATGTTCACAAAACTACTGTTGCAATTCACGTAGATAAACATTCATGTAACAGAAACCAAAGTACATCTATTGTACAAGGTACCAGGAAAGAGTCCACGCGGTAAGGCACCTGCTGTCGACTATAATACAACCACCAACTCCTCAAACTCTATTCTTCAAGAGCACTACAAGATTAACCTGCAGAAAACCATCAGAAGCTTTTCACGATCTTGGTAGCTCCTACTCAAATAACACTTGCATTAGGAAAGTAACGGTAAGTCTCTTACAGCTCAGAAACAAGCAACAAAACTGACAACCAATAAACTACACCAGGTTATCAAAGATTGCGGACTTCACATACCACCAATCTTTCTACCGTGAAGGTTAGAAGTGAAAATAAAACAGATAGCAAGAGAGATTGTTGGGTGCTGCCATATGTCCTTATTCTGGTCAGCATAGCGAGATGGCACCTAATACAACTCCTGAGACTACCAAAAGTAAATCTTGCATCAAAGTATATCCGCTGGACTTAGAGGAACGTGTTGAAGGTGGGACCTTAGAGCAGGTCATTGACCTCAAGGACAGTGCAACTACATATCGAGGTAATATTGGTCCAACTAAAGTTACCACTACCAATAACACAGTTTGCAGGACATATTCTTCAATTCCCTGTTCCATCAATATTCTAGCATCAAATGACTTAATTGTCCTCGATAGGAATATAATCAATAAAGAAAGCTGACATCAAATGCAGCTCCAGAAGCTCTGAAGAGGAAATTTCAAATGAAAGTCTATCCACTGGAAAACTGAGGATACCCAGCGGCTGCTTTCAAGGTGTCCAATCTGGACTACGAGCATGGTAGATGGTCATGAAGAATTGTTCAGGGACATGAATCGCTCTGATTTATTAAACTTTGATACTAACGGTATGAAGGTGAAGATGAATCTGTAAATATAAAGAGTTTGCACATACCTATACTAGAACCGCCCAAATTTCTTCCATTCTTTCAGGCGGCAGATTCTTAGCCTTGAAAAGTTCATAGGCGTACCACCAATCATCCAGATTTGTCCCACACAAGGTTGCTCCGGCCATGCCTAAGCCAATGGCACTGATAGCTCTAGGCATGCCTTCACACGCTGAAACCATCTGCTTACAATATCAGATAAGTTAGTGCAAAGACAGCTTTTTTGTACGTTGGAGAAGGTATTATAGAAATATAAATTACCTCTTTTGCGATTTTGTGAACTTCAACATCAGCTTCGGTGATCTCAACTCCCGCGTTGTACTTGAAAAGGTTCCACGCATCTTCATCATCTAAGCCCTTCATCTCAATAGTATTAGCCACAGTGCACCCCGCGCGGCTACAGCCAACCTGGCTCCTCGATGTCACAATCAACTTTCGCCTACCTCCAAGTGGCATCGGCAAACCAAAGGACGCCAAGTCTAATGGTTTGTCTTGAACGTCATCTAGCAAAACTAGAAAGCTGTCGTGCTTCAGATACTCTGAGATGATTTCCGCTCGGTGATGCTCCTCAAACAAAGACATAGTATCCCAGTCCAATTTCAAAATAACAGCCAAACAATGTTGTATATCGGTCACGCTACCATCTTGAATTGGTAAGATATGGCGAAACAGAGAATCGCCATTGGCATAACACTCAATCATGAGTGTAAGAAATCGGGTCTTACCCACACCCGAACTGCCCCATAATCCCAAAGTTGAATCATCTAATAGCTTACTCTCTAGAAAATCATGTGCCTTGCTCTTGAAGCTGTCCATCCCCCATACTCCAACATGTTGCGGCACCATCTGCCGAGCAAGATTTGGTATTTCTGGCCGAGTCACCAAACGAACACCGAAATCCCACAGAAAAATAATGATTTCGATTATAGTGGCAGAACCCTGTTTAAGAGCATCAACACAGTCAATAGGTCACACGTGGCAAAACACAATTATAAAGAAACTTAAACATCAATGCACCAATATTAACCGTCACTTTTTAAACTTGCAAGCAAACTGCACCAACACTGTATTAACCCAGTTAATGGTTATGTTTTATGGATTTATGAATATAGGTGATCAACATCTTACTGAACGGTGAAGAAAGCAAAAGCATATAGAATGCAAAATGGGCACATGGAAGTAAAGTTTTTATTCATATTtacctcaacaaaacaaaaagccGCATTACTTTTCAAGGACTTCATCCTGTGACTGAAATAGAAAAATTGTCGGATTAGCGATGCTCAATATTATACTCTCTGCTCGTATCCTCTAAGAAATCAATATGGTCTGCAAATTGTTGAATATCTGATACATAAGACTAAGAGTACGCCTTGGTAAGCATTACACAAGTACAAACCATTATGAACCAATGCAAACTCTAGTGGCGAACAAATTATACAGTAAACAGATGAAGGCAATGAAACATAACATAATCAAAACCACCGTGAGATAAAGTATAGCATAATGATGGGACACAATGGAGGTAATGAAGCATAACATAATCAAAACCGCCACGAAAGAATGTATGGCATAATGATAGTGGCGCAAAGACAAGAGTAATTTCTATAATTGGTGAATCAACATCTAACAAATGCTGCATGTGGACCATGGACATGACACTTCGCATCACCAAGTCTACCAAATCCATGTCTAAATGGCTGGCTTTCCAGGTCCACGGTTGAAAAATATCTGGAAGTTGAAGGTGCCTATGAAGATAAAAATCTTCCCGTGTGTCAGGTTATTCATGATAGGCTTCTACTCAGGAGCAGATCCTTTCTAGAGATGGGCCAAACAATGGGATTTGTCCTTTATGCGATGGCCTTGAATGTATTGACAACTTATTGTTCTTATGCCCTATGGCTGGGTTTCTTTGGACATCTATCAGAGTTTCTATTGATTGGCCGGCCAATCCACAGTCAGTTCTTGACCTGATATCTCTCACTAGACATGGCTCTGTTGAGAATTTTGATGTGGTTTGGGTGGGAGCTGCAGCAGCGATGTGGTCTCCCAGGAATAACTGATTTTTGAAGGCTAGTTGATCAAGAAGCCAGCAGATATTGTCTGTAGTTGTGGTGTCCCCTTTGGAGCGAGCAGTTCCAGATAATGGTTGAGTAGGTGATTACCAAGTGCAAGACGAGAATGAGGAGCCTTAATCAGCTAATCGTCAGGGAGTAGTTTGAATCATGAAAAACTTGGGCGTGTAATTGAACCAGTTTAAATTCTTGTATCAAGCTTGTTTTGTTTAGCTTGGGTATGTTGTTAGCCACGGTTGTTTTGGTTCTGTTGGTAACTGTTTGTGTGGGAGTAGCCTCATGGTATTTCTTAAGTTTTGAGGAAGTGTGAGTTCAATGTAACGTCGTTGGTGGCTCCCAACGATGAAAAATTCTGTCTTTTGTTTTCTTGCTTTCTATAAAGCAGGGCTTCAGCCTTTCATCCAAAAACCCTTAACCACACAAACACAGATATTTCTGCATGGCAAGATCCAACCTTCTAAATGAACACATAATAAAATTTCTACAAGGTAATAACTGATCTCTACCATCCTAATCATACTCTCGTAAATTTTTAATAATAGACAAAACCATTTGTACTTATAAATCAATTAATATCATTGTCTTGTGCTAAAGTACACAACTACATGTGTTAGTCATCATTGTCTTTGCAGACAAATAGCTAGATACATTCAAAACCAGCATATATCTGAAAACCTTGACATAATAGGTAAGTTACATTTGGTGGTTACCTTAAAGCCAGTGGACTCGCCTGTTCTTGAAGCAGGAGCAGGATGCATAGCAAAATGCTGTAAAAATTGCTGAAATAGTTAGATTTTCTGTAAAAAAATAATCTTGCCTAAATGTCATTTGCCACACTGAATTGAGCCATACCAGAATGCGCACCACAAGTAGTGTGCGTACTCAGATCCACAGTGCCAAAAGATAGTCTTGAAGAACTCATACACCGGCATACCATACCCTCGTAGCCCTCTGAAATCAAACAAGCAGATTGGCAAGGCACGAAGGAGACATGAAATTCTGCAAAAATTGAGCACAAAGGGAAAGGATCTATGCAAGGATGAAGGGAACACTTACGACAGAAGTACGACCAGGTATTGGCCTAACATCATAAACCAGCTACAAATTCTTGCGAGGGTGCCTCCTGAAAACGGTATTTGAAAAAAAAAGAACTTGTTTCTATGAGACTACTATGACCCTGAAGTACCGCAAGGCAAAAACACTGGACTACTTCGTGTATATATAGAGAATATAAGTAGAGTAGCAAAGATGTCTCGCGTCTCGTCCTACAAGGATCAGAGTTTGTATCGTATACACGGTCGGGTTCGGAAACTGTAGCCGTGTCGATTTGGGACTTGAGGTACAGGGGGAAAATTCTTACCATCCTTCGCAGTGTTGCTCCAGTGCTCCCCGTGGCTCGCCGCCGCC
This Lolium perenne isolate Kyuss_39 chromosome 1, Kyuss_2.0, whole genome shotgun sequence DNA region includes the following protein-coding sequences:
- the LOC127302666 gene encoding probable disease resistance protein At4g14610 — protein: MMLGQYLVVLLSGLRGYGMPVYEFFKTIFWHCGSEYAHYLWCAFCILLCILLLLQEQASPLALSHRMKSLKSNAAFCFVEGSATIIEIIIFLWDFGVRLVTRPEIPNLARQMVPQHVGVWGMDSFKSKAHDFLESKLLDDSTLGLWGSSGVGKTRFLTLMIECYANGDSLFRHILPIQDGSVTDIQHCLAVILKLDWDTMSLFEEHHRAEIISEYLKHDSFLVLLDDVQDKPLDLASFGLPMPLGGRRKLIVTSRSQVGCSRAGCTVANTIEMKGLDDEDAWNLFKYNAGVEITEADVEVHKIAKEMVSACEGMPRAISAIGLGMAGATLCGTNLDDWWYAYELFKAKNLPPERMEEIWAVLV